One Glutamicibacter halophytocola DNA segment encodes these proteins:
- a CDS encoding ParA family protein: MSKTKSSSDSAFDFSDSSSPLATQIASEHRRREALEARTVPAPEKTRYFTISNQKGGVGKTTTTVNLAAALAKGGLNVLVIDIDPQGNASTALGIEHHSEVDSIYDVLINDLPLSEVVATCPDLPSLQVAPATIHLAGAEIELVSLVAREQRLQRALDDYARARQREGLPRLDYVFIDCPPSLGLLTVNAFVAAREVLIPIQCEYYALEGLSQLLKNIEMIQKHLNSKLTVSTILLTMYDGRTKLAAQVANEVREHFPEQVLDAVIPRSVRISEAPSYQQTVITYDPNSTGALSYSEAAYEMAERGA, from the coding sequence GTGTCCAAGACTAAGAGCTCGTCGGATAGTGCTTTTGACTTTAGTGACTCTTCCTCGCCATTGGCTACGCAGATAGCTAGCGAACATCGTCGTCGCGAAGCTTTGGAGGCCCGAACGGTGCCAGCTCCCGAGAAAACCCGTTATTTCACAATCTCGAACCAAAAGGGTGGCGTCGGTAAAACCACCACCACAGTTAACCTGGCTGCTGCATTGGCCAAGGGTGGATTGAACGTTTTGGTGATCGACATTGATCCGCAGGGAAACGCATCGACCGCTTTGGGAATTGAGCATCATTCCGAAGTAGATAGCATCTATGACGTACTAATCAACGATCTTCCATTGTCTGAGGTTGTGGCCACGTGCCCGGACCTGCCATCATTACAGGTTGCGCCGGCAACCATTCACCTAGCAGGTGCGGAGATCGAGCTCGTTTCCCTGGTCGCGCGTGAACAGCGCCTGCAGCGGGCGCTAGACGATTACGCGCGTGCTCGCCAGCGCGAGGGGCTGCCGCGACTAGACTATGTCTTCATCGACTGCCCACCAAGCCTGGGACTTCTTACCGTCAACGCCTTTGTGGCTGCCCGTGAGGTCCTGATCCCTATACAGTGCGAGTACTATGCGCTTGAAGGTTTGAGCCAGCTGCTGAAGAACATCGAGATGATTCAGAAGCATCTGAATTCCAAGCTCACTGTTTCCACCATCTTGCTGACGATGTACGACGGACGTACCAAGCTGGCAGCTCAAGTTGCCAACGAAGTGCGAGAGCACTTCCCGGAACAAGTACTTGATGCTGTCATTCCCCGGTCAGTACGAATCTCCGAAGCTCCAAGCTACCAGCAAACTGTGATCACCTACGATCCAAACTCAACCGGCGCCCTGTCGTACTCCGAAGCTGCCTATGAGATGGCTGAACGAGGCGCCTAG